The following coding sequences are from one Neurospora crassa OR74A linkage group I, whole genome shotgun sequence window:
- a CDS encoding endo-beta-1,3-glucanase, with product MAQSRYSFDDDQMAEREPLGSSTSPYHSRNQYYPPSRSQQQYQNSFRPPSASRPGAHPDSAFERLRMERRKSQGQSSERSNGDGNFRAYIPAGTASNSYEPQDIVSPISPPQPPPHRAEGRSWGNDQVSYSESQRPRALSNITPGADDFSNAAAGGVTGIALTVADQTARESGLNALDGPAYPQEYDQQPTPGQFQSQQNPGPNVRDASNYTQAQMPYASPYAQNSGPPSLQSSSQALNAAQYAPGAGTPGQTSPSRSPHQGPGTTGIYTDDPFLSYGRPQPPGLGVVDPLAALDDDDDDGLNYHRKSKRNSILSLGNGSNKSAGAVAGTAAAGGVIGGLASRNESGNVSGYTPIKNNVQMTDTIHAAGPYKPGFVAEKPEWNSTGKSRSRGKKWRLAAILTLGLLVAAAIVLGIVFGVVLKRGGEDKKQGDSAADDMQNNGDLDINSSEIQALMNNPGLHKVFPGIDYTPLNSQYPDCIHNPPSQNNITRDIAVLSQMTNTVRLYGTDCNQTEMVIHALKQLKLDNTIKIWLGVWQDGNTTTNDRQLSQMWTILDSYGDKWFKGLIVANEILFRKEMTLASLSTLLSDVRTNLTSRGMKLPVATSDLGDNWDESLAKVSDYIMANIHPFFGGVNAKDAAAWTTTFWNDHAGTFMKSDKSKNIISETGWPSQGGSDCYPDTKSTNCPGRAVAGITELNQFMSDWVCQALANGTEYFWFEAFDEPWKIRFNTKDQQWEDHWGLMDVDRNLKKGIKIPDCGGKTVA from the coding sequence ATGGCACAGTCAAGATATTCATTTGACGACGATCAAATGGCGGAACGAGAACCTCTTGGTTCGTCAACATCTCCATACCATTCACGAAACCAGTACTATCCGCCCTCGCGTTCCCAGCAACAGTACCAAAATTCATTCCGTCCGCCGTCCGCATCCCGACCCGGAGCCCATCCGGATTCTGCCTTTGAGCGACTTCGTATGGAGAGACGCAAGAGTCAAGGACAATCATCAGAAAGGAGTAATGGCGATGGCAACTTCAGAGCGTACATACCAGCTGGTACGGCATCCAACAGCTACGAGCCACAAGATATAGTGTCGCCTATATCCCCTCCCCAGCCGCCTCCTCATCGCGCCGAGGGAAGATCGTGGGGCAATGATCAGGTTAGCTACTCGGAGTCACAACGACCTAGGGCCCTCAGCAACATCACTCCTGGAGCGGACGACTTCAGCAATGCTGCTGCCGGTGGTGTGACGGGGATTGCGCTGACTGTCGCTGACCAGACTGCGAGGGAGAGCGGACTCAACGCACTTGACGGCCCCGCTTACCCACAAGAATACGACCAACAACCTACTCCAGGGCAATTTCAAAGCCAACAGAACCCCGGGCCCAATGTGCGCGATGCATCGAACTATACCCAGGCGCAGATGCCTTATGCCAGTCCGTATGCACAAAACAGCGGGCCCCCTAGCCTACAAAGCAGTTCGCAGGCATTAAATGCTGCGCAGTATGCGCCGGGGGCCGGCACACCTGGGCAGACAAGTCCCTCCAGAAGCCCACATCAAGGTCCTGGTACGACAGGTATCTACACAGACGATCCCTTTCTGAGCTATGGCCGTCCTCAGCCACCAGGTCTGGGGGTTGTCGATCCGCTCGCTGctcttgatgatgatgacgatgacgggCTCAATTACCACCGCAAGTCGAAAAGGAACAGCATCCTCAGCCTCGGTAATGGGAGCAACAAGAGCGCTGGAGCCGTTGCTGGCACCGCTGCCGCTGGCGGCGTCATTGGCGGCCTGGCCAGCCGTAATGAGAGCGGTAATGTCTCTGGCTATACTCCGATCAAAAACAATGTCCAGATGACCGACACTATACATGCGGCCGGTCCATATAAACCAGGTTTCGTAGCTGAAAAGCCTGAGTGGAACTCTACCGGCAAGTCGAGGAGTAGGGGCAAGAAGTGGAGGCTAGCGGCCATCCTGACGCTTGGACTTCTTGTTGCTGCCGCCATTGTCCTCGGAATTGTATTCGGTGTTGTGCTCAAGCGCGGCGGCGAAGATAAGAAACAGGGCGATTCCGCCGCTGATGACATGCAAAACAATGGGGATCTCGACATCAACTCCTCCGAAATCCAGGCGCTCATGAATAACCCCGGCCTACACAAAGTCTTTCCGGGTATAGATTATACGCCACTCAATTCCCAGTACCCGGATTGCATCCACAACCCTCCTTCGCAAAACAACATCACTCGTGATATCGCGGTTCTGTCACAGATGACCAATACAGTTCGGCTTTACGGCACCGATTGTAACCAAACCGAGATGGTCATCCACGCGCTGAAGCAGCTGAAGCTTGATAACACGATAAAGATTTGGCTGGGCGTCTGGCAGGATGGCAACACAACGACTAATGATCGTCAGCTCTCCCAGATGTGGACAATTCTCGACAGTTATGGCGATAAATGGTTCAAGGGTCTTATTGTAGCTAACGAAATTTTGTTCCGCAAGGAAATGACTCTCGCCAGTCTGAGCACACTACTCTCCGACGTCCGTACGAACCTCACCTCTAGGGGCATGAAGCTACCAGTGGCAACCAGCGATCTTGGCGACAATTGGGATGAATCACTGGCCAAAGTGAGCGATTACATCATGGCGAACATTCACCCTTTTTTCGGCGGCGTCAACGCCAAGGATGCAGCAGCATGGACCACGACTTTCTGGAACGACCATGCTGGCACCTTTATGAAATCAGACAAGTCTAAAAACATCATCAGCGAGACTGGTTGGCCGTCACAGGGTGGGTCGGACTGCTACCCGGATACCAAAAGTACCAACTGCCCTGGTCGTGCGGTGGCTGGCATTACCGAGTTGAACCAGTTCATGAGCGATTGGGTATGCCAGGCACTCGCCAACGGAACCGAGTATTTCTGGTTTGAGGCCTTTGACGAGCCATGGAAAATCCGATTCAACACCAAGGACCAGCAATGGGAGGATCACTGGGGTCTCATGGATGTGGACAGGAATCTCAAAAAGGGAATCAAGATTCCGGACTGTGGTGGCAAGACGGTTGCCTGA
- a CDS encoding endo-beta-1,3-glucanase, variant — protein sequence MAQSRYSFDDDQMAEREPLGSSTSPYHSRNQYYPPSRSQQQYQNSFRPPSASRPGAHPDSAFERLRMERRKSQGQSSERSNGDGNFRAYIPAGTASNSYEPQDIVSPISPPQPPPHRAEGRSWGNDQTARESGLNALDGPAYPQEYDQQPTPGQFQSQQNPGPNVRDASNYTQAQMPYASPYAQNSGPPSLQSSSQALNAAQYAPGAGTPGQTSPSRSPHQGPGTTGIYTDDPFLSYGRPQPPGLGVVDPLAALDDDDDDGLNYHRKSKRNSILSLGNGSNKSAGAVAGTAAAGGVIGGLASRNESGNVSGYTPIKNNVQMTDTIHAAGPYKPGFVAEKPEWNSTGKSRSRGKKWRLAAILTLGLLVAAAIVLGIVFGVVLKRGGEDKKQGDSAADDMQNNGDLDINSSEIQALMNNPGLHKVFPGIDYTPLNSQYPDCIHNPPSQNNITRDIAVLSQMTNTVRLYGTDCNQTEMVIHALKQLKLDNTIKIWLGVWQDGNTTTNDRQLSQMWTILDSYGDKWFKGLIVANEILFRKEMTLASLSTLLSDVRTNLTSRGMKLPVATSDLGDNWDESLAKVSDYIMANIHPFFGGVNAKDAAAWTTTFWNDHAGTFMKSDKSKNIISETGWPSQGGSDCYPDTKSTNCPGRAVAGITELNQFMSDWVCQALANGTEYFWFEAFDEPWKIRFNTKDQQWEDHWGLMDVDRNLKKGIKIPDCGGKTVA from the exons ATGGCACAGTCAAGATATTCATTTGACGACGATCAAATGGCGGAACGAGAACCTCTTGGTTCGTCAACATCTCCATACCATTCACGAAACCAGTACTATCCGCCCTCGCGTTCCCAGCAACAGTACCAAAATTCATTCCGTCCGCCGTCCGCATCCCGACCCGGAGCCCATCCGGATTCTGCCTTTGAGCGACTTCGTATGGAGAGACGCAAGAGTCAAGGACAATCATCAGAAAGGAGTAATGGCGATGGCAACTTCAGAGCGTACATACCAGCTGGTACGGCATCCAACAGCTACGAGCCACAAGATATAGTGTCGCCTATATCCCCTCCCCAGCCGCCTCCTCATCGCGCCGAGGGAAGATCGTGGGGCAATGATCAG ACTGCGAGGGAGAGCGGACTCAACGCACTTGACGGCCCCGCTTACCCACAAGAATACGACCAACAACCTACTCCAGGGCAATTTCAAAGCCAACAGAACCCCGGGCCCAATGTGCGCGATGCATCGAACTATACCCAGGCGCAGATGCCTTATGCCAGTCCGTATGCACAAAACAGCGGGCCCCCTAGCCTACAAAGCAGTTCGCAGGCATTAAATGCTGCGCAGTATGCGCCGGGGGCCGGCACACCTGGGCAGACAAGTCCCTCCAGAAGCCCACATCAAGGTCCTGGTACGACAGGTATCTACACAGACGATCCCTTTCTGAGCTATGGCCGTCCTCAGCCACCAGGTCTGGGGGTTGTCGATCCGCTCGCTGctcttgatgatgatgacgatgacgggCTCAATTACCACCGCAAGTCGAAAAGGAACAGCATCCTCAGCCTCGGTAATGGGAGCAACAAGAGCGCTGGAGCCGTTGCTGGCACCGCTGCCGCTGGCGGCGTCATTGGCGGCCTGGCCAGCCGTAATGAGAGCGGTAATGTCTCTGGCTATACTCCGATCAAAAACAATGTCCAGATGACCGACACTATACATGCGGCCGGTCCATATAAACCAGGTTTCGTAGCTGAAAAGCCTGAGTGGAACTCTACCGGCAAGTCGAGGAGTAGGGGCAAGAAGTGGAGGCTAGCGGCCATCCTGACGCTTGGACTTCTTGTTGCTGCCGCCATTGTCCTCGGAATTGTATTCGGTGTTGTGCTCAAGCGCGGCGGCGAAGATAAGAAACAGGGCGATTCCGCCGCTGATGACATGCAAAACAATGGGGATCTCGACATCAACTCCTCCGAAATCCAGGCGCTCATGAATAACCCCGGCCTACACAAAGTCTTTCCGGGTATAGATTATACGCCACTCAATTCCCAGTACCCGGATTGCATCCACAACCCTCCTTCGCAAAACAACATCACTCGTGATATCGCGGTTCTGTCACAGATGACCAATACAGTTCGGCTTTACGGCACCGATTGTAACCAAACCGAGATGGTCATCCACGCGCTGAAGCAGCTGAAGCTTGATAACACGATAAAGATTTGGCTGGGCGTCTGGCAGGATGGCAACACAACGACTAATGATCGTCAGCTCTCCCAGATGTGGACAATTCTCGACAGTTATGGCGATAAATGGTTCAAGGGTCTTATTGTAGCTAACGAAATTTTGTTCCGCAAGGAAATGACTCTCGCCAGTCTGAGCACACTACTCTCCGACGTCCGTACGAACCTCACCTCTAGGGGCATGAAGCTACCAGTGGCAACCAGCGATCTTGGCGACAATTGGGATGAATCACTGGCCAAAGTGAGCGATTACATCATGGCGAACATTCACCCTTTTTTCGGCGGCGTCAACGCCAAGGATGCAGCAGCATGGACCACGACTTTCTGGAACGACCATGCTGGCACCTTTATGAAATCAGACAAGTCTAAAAACATCATCAGCGAGACTGGTTGGCCGTCACAGGGTGGGTCGGACTGCTACCCGGATACCAAAAGTACCAACTGCCCTGGTCGTGCGGTGGCTGGCATTACCGAGTTGAACCAGTTCATGAGCGATTGGGTATGCCAGGCACTCGCCAACGGAACCGAGTATTTCTGGTTTGAGGCCTTTGACGAGCCATGGAAAATCCGATTCAACACCAAGGACCAGCAATGGGAGGATCACTGGGGTCTCATGGATGTGGACAGGAATCTCAAAAAGGGAATCAAGATTCCGGACTGTGGTGGCAAGACGGTTGCCTGA